In the genome of Nonlabens sp. MB-3u-79, one region contains:
- a CDS encoding methylmalonyl-CoA mutase subunit beta has product MSKELFRDFEPVSEAQWKQNIQMDLKGADYNKTLITATREGINIKPFYHRESAPKVHIPNRSSQTNDWYISQRVYAGNAVAANKKALDILSRGGEGIIFFIPHKDIDPAVLLKNLPKVGIQLHPQFFDLDYIKSVHEIAPKAYIHIDIIHQLVSDGNWFKNKDQDHQKLDAFIKNFDGYFSNITVNTTTYQQAGATITQELAYFTAHLNEYLNHMDDAGHLSAFAKAEKRINIDTSIGSHYFFEMAKYRAYRVLTKTLGDVYGIDLGCYITASPSLRNKSLMDYNVNLLRTTTECMSAVLGGADTLCNIPYDTFFNKENEFGDRIARNQLIILKEEASLNQIGNAADGSYYVDTITKQLVEKALEIFKEIEKAGGFIQSLFEGTIQRKIKESAQQEQQDFNNGNRVLVGVNKYPNVDLSLQKEYEILPFVKMNPRKTLVQPVIVRRLTEELEKSEMKKL; this is encoded by the coding sequence ATGAGTAAAGAACTTTTCCGAGATTTTGAACCTGTTTCTGAAGCACAATGGAAACAGAATATTCAAATGGACCTCAAAGGTGCCGATTATAATAAGACACTTATAACAGCAACACGAGAAGGCATAAATATCAAGCCATTTTACCATAGAGAAAGTGCGCCAAAGGTTCATATTCCTAATCGATCGTCACAGACTAACGACTGGTATATTTCTCAACGTGTATATGCTGGTAATGCGGTTGCCGCAAATAAAAAAGCACTAGATATACTCAGCCGTGGTGGAGAAGGTATCATCTTCTTTATACCTCACAAAGATATTGATCCAGCGGTCTTATTAAAAAACCTTCCAAAAGTTGGTATACAGTTGCACCCCCAGTTTTTCGACTTGGATTATATCAAATCTGTTCATGAAATCGCTCCAAAAGCATACATTCATATAGACATCATCCACCAACTGGTAAGTGACGGAAACTGGTTTAAAAACAAGGATCAAGATCATCAAAAACTAGATGCTTTTATCAAGAATTTTGACGGTTACTTTTCAAATATTACGGTAAATACAACTACCTATCAACAAGCTGGTGCAACGATCACGCAGGAACTCGCCTATTTTACTGCTCATCTCAACGAGTATTTAAACCACATGGATGATGCTGGTCACTTGTCCGCTTTCGCGAAAGCGGAAAAAAGAATCAACATAGACACATCAATAGGGAGCCATTACTTTTTTGAAATGGCAAAATACCGTGCTTATCGCGTTCTTACTAAAACATTAGGCGATGTTTACGGTATTGATTTAGGTTGCTATATTACGGCCTCACCTAGCCTACGCAACAAATCCTTGATGGATTACAACGTCAATTTATTGCGTACAACAACAGAATGTATGAGCGCTGTTTTGGGCGGTGCCGATACCTTATGTAATATTCCCTACGATACCTTTTTTAATAAAGAAAACGAATTTGGAGATAGGATTGCTCGCAACCAATTGATCATCTTAAAAGAAGAAGCTTCCCTGAATCAAATAGGTAACGCTGCAGATGGATCTTATTATGTGGACACAATTACCAAACAATTGGTAGAAAAAGCGCTTGAAATTTTTAAAGAGATCGAGAAAGCTGGTGGATTCATACAATCTCTTTTTGAAGGAACTATACAACGCAAGATCAAAGAAAGTGCGCAACAGGAACAGCAAGATTTCAACAACGGAAATCGAGTTTTGGTAGGAGTCAATAAATATCCTAACGTAGATCTTTCCCTTCAAAAAGAATATGAAATTCTGCCTTTTGTAAAAATGAATCCGCGTAAAACTCTAGTGCAACCTGTGATTGTAAGAAGACTGACCGAAGAACTGGAGAAAAGTGAAATGAAAAAATTATAA
- the udk gene encoding uridine kinase, whose translation MLILGIAGGTGSGKTTVVEQMVHEYPDHEVTVISQDSYYKDTSDLSYEERTKINFDHPESIDFDLLEKHLLQLKAGKTIDQPVYSFKEHNRTGETIKTAPSKVIIVEGILILTMPSIRKLFDIKVYIDCDSDERLIRRLKRDIADRGRNLNEVLERYQTTLKPMHQQFIESTKVYADVIIPTNRFNSVGVKILRTIIDQKLG comes from the coding sequence ATGCTTATACTAGGAATCGCAGGTGGAACCGGTAGTGGAAAAACCACAGTTGTAGAACAAATGGTTCATGAATATCCCGATCACGAAGTAACGGTTATTTCTCAAGATTCTTATTATAAAGACACCAGCGACCTGAGCTATGAAGAGCGCACTAAAATCAATTTTGATCATCCAGAAAGTATAGATTTTGATTTATTGGAAAAGCATCTTTTGCAGCTCAAAGCAGGGAAAACTATTGATCAACCAGTTTACAGCTTTAAAGAGCATAATCGCACTGGAGAAACCATAAAAACGGCACCTAGTAAAGTTATTATCGTAGAAGGTATTTTAATCCTTACCATGCCTAGTATACGTAAGTTGTTTGATATCAAAGTGTACATTGATTGCGACAGCGATGAGCGATTGATAAGAAGGTTAAAACGCGATATAGCAGACCGTGGTCGCAATTTAAATGAAGTACTGGAACGTTACCAGACGACCCTAAAACCTATGCACCAGCAATTTATAGAATCGACGAAGGTATATGCAGATGTAATTATTCCTACCAACCGATTCAATTCGGTAGGTGTTAAAATCTTACGTACTATAATTGACCAAAAACTAGGATAA
- a CDS encoding CIA30 family protein, which translates to MNQSPTTIFNFNKDSDISAWNIVDDRVMGGISRSYFELTEDGYGKFHGYVTTESNGGFSSVDYNFDKLQVSPSDKIRIKLKGDGKTFQLRVKAFAGDRHNYIKEFDTTGERQTIEIALSEMQPSWRGAKLRIPNFDKDQIRSVTVLIANGKKQNFELLIDSIKLVK; encoded by the coding sequence ATGAATCAATCCCCAACCACTATATTCAATTTCAATAAGGATTCTGACATTTCTGCTTGGAATATTGTAGACGATCGTGTCATGGGAGGAATCTCTAGAAGCTATTTTGAGCTTACTGAAGACGGTTATGGAAAATTTCATGGCTATGTTACCACAGAAAGTAATGGAGGGTTCAGCTCTGTAGATTATAACTTTGACAAGTTACAGGTGAGCCCTTCTGACAAAATAAGAATCAAACTCAAAGGTGATGGAAAGACTTTTCAGTTGAGAGTGAAAGCCTTTGCTGGCGATCGACATAATTACATCAAAGAGTTTGATACGACTGGTGAAAGGCAAACTATTGAAATAGCGCTTTCTGAAATGCAACCTTCCTGGAGGGGAGCTAAATTAAGGATTCCTAATTTTGATAAGGATCAAATAAGAAGCGTCACGGTATTGATAGCAAATGGAAAGAAACAAAATTTTGAACTTCTAATTGATTCCATAAAACTTGTAAAGTAG
- a CDS encoding FtsB family cell division protein encodes MGLNKIKTNPYWKFFSNKYTLISLFFAVWILFLDANAWMTSHRSIDEQLSEKKQNADFYMKGIARDQARIATLNDSLGLEKFARERYLMKRDNEEVFIIQHPDSVKTKENE; translated from the coding sequence ATGGGATTGAATAAAATAAAGACTAATCCATATTGGAAGTTTTTCAGTAATAAGTATACGCTTATTAGCCTCTTTTTTGCAGTCTGGATTTTGTTTCTTGACGCAAATGCTTGGATGACATCGCATAGAAGTATAGACGAGCAACTTTCTGAAAAAAAACAAAATGCCGATTTCTATATGAAAGGTATTGCCCGTGATCAAGCGCGTATAGCGACCTTAAACGACAGTTTAGGTCTAGAAAAATTTGCCAGAGAACGCTATCTAATGAAGCGAGATAATGAAGAGGTGTTTATCATTCAGCATCCAGACTCTGTAAAAACTAAAGAAAATGAGTAA
- the ung gene encoding uracil-DNA glycosylase — protein MSLQIEASWREVLREEFSQPYFEDLTEFVKHEYRENTCYPPGNKIFAAFDRTPYEQVKVVIIGQDPYHGSGQANGLCFSVADGIKHPPSLINIFKEISKDLNQSYPESGNLERWADQGVLLLNTVLTVQESMAGSHQKKGWEKFTDAVIKKISDERKDVVFLLWGGFAKGKAKLVDPKYHFILETGHPSPLSANRGYWFGNQHFSKTNRYLQEHGMKPVNW, from the coding sequence ATGTCCCTACAGATAGAAGCGAGTTGGAGAGAAGTGTTGCGTGAAGAGTTTAGTCAACCTTACTTTGAGGACTTGACGGAGTTTGTCAAGCATGAATACAGAGAAAATACTTGTTACCCGCCAGGCAATAAGATTTTTGCGGCTTTTGATCGCACACCTTATGAACAAGTGAAAGTGGTGATTATAGGTCAAGATCCTTATCATGGCTCGGGCCAGGCTAACGGTTTGTGTTTCTCTGTGGCTGATGGTATAAAACATCCACCTAGTTTGATCAATATATTTAAAGAAATTTCTAAGGATTTAAATCAGTCGTATCCAGAATCTGGGAATTTAGAACGCTGGGCAGATCAAGGGGTTTTGTTGCTCAATACGGTTCTTACGGTACAGGAATCAATGGCAGGTAGTCACCAGAAAAAAGGTTGGGAAAAATTCACCGATGCCGTTATTAAAAAAATATCTGATGAGCGCAAAGATGTGGTATTTCTCCTCTGGGGCGGTTTTGCCAAAGGAAAAGCAAAGCTTGTCGATCCTAAATATCATTTTATTTTAGAAACCGGACATCCATCACCTTTAAGTGCTAATAGAGGCTACTGGTTTGGAAACCAACATTTTTCTAAGACCAATCGCTATCTACAAGAACATGGAATGAAGCCTGTGAATTGGTAG
- the scpA gene encoding methylmalonyl-CoA mutase, whose product MKRKDISHITPNYDFHSKRPEGATYETSEGIIIKKEYTKEDVASLKHLDFVAGSAPNLRGPYSTMYVRRPWTVRQYAGFSSATESNAFYKRNLAAGQKGLSVAFDLATHRGYDSDHERVVGDVGKAGVAIDSVEDMKILFNEIPLDKMSVSMTMNGAVLPIMAFYIVAAMEQGVDLQLLSGTIQNDILKEFMVRNTYIYPPTPSMQIISDIFEYTSQHMPKFNSISISGYHMYEAGATSDIELAYTLADGLEYVRKGLAAGMDIDTFAPRLSFFWAIGMNHFMEIAKMRAARMLWAKMIQQFHPKNPKSLALRTHCQTSGWSLTEQDPFNNVARTAIEASAAAFGGTQSLHTNALDEAIALPTDFSARIARNTQLYLQEETGITKTVDPWAGSYYVESLTDQIADKAWELIQEVEELGGMTKAIEAGIPKMRIEEAAAKKQARIDSGVDTIVGVNKYLSPVEDMIDTFEVDNAAVRVEQIDRLTEIKAARDDKKVKEALKALTDCADSKKGNLLELAVIAAKERATLGEISDALEEVYGRYRATIKSVQGVYKKEIMNDPTFAKAQQLADQFAKTEGRRPRIMIAKMGQDGHDRGAKVVATGYADVGFDVDIGPLFQTPAEAAKQAVENDVHVLGVSSLAAGHKTLVPQVMDELKKYGREDIMIVVGGVIPRKDYQFLFDEGVAAVFGPGTKISAAAIDILGMLMEE is encoded by the coding sequence ATGAAAAGAAAGGACATCTCTCACATAACACCCAATTACGATTTTCATAGTAAACGACCAGAGGGCGCTACTTATGAAACATCTGAAGGGATTATTATCAAGAAAGAATACACAAAAGAAGATGTGGCAAGCTTAAAGCATCTGGACTTTGTGGCTGGCTCAGCTCCTAACTTACGCGGTCCTTATTCCACGATGTATGTACGCAGGCCTTGGACTGTAAGACAGTATGCTGGTTTTTCAAGTGCGACAGAATCTAATGCGTTTTATAAGCGCAATCTCGCCGCTGGACAAAAAGGACTATCGGTAGCTTTTGATCTCGCTACACATAGGGGTTATGATTCTGATCATGAACGTGTGGTAGGCGATGTAGGAAAAGCTGGTGTAGCCATAGATAGTGTGGAGGATATGAAAATTCTATTTAATGAAATTCCTCTAGATAAAATGTCGGTTTCTATGACGATGAATGGCGCTGTGTTGCCTATCATGGCATTTTATATTGTCGCTGCTATGGAACAAGGCGTCGATCTTCAATTATTAAGCGGTACGATTCAAAATGATATCCTTAAGGAATTCATGGTACGCAATACGTACATTTATCCGCCTACTCCTAGTATGCAGATTATCTCAGACATATTTGAGTACACGAGTCAGCACATGCCTAAATTTAACTCGATTTCTATATCTGGTTACCACATGTATGAAGCTGGAGCAACCAGCGACATTGAATTGGCCTATACACTTGCTGATGGTTTAGAGTATGTACGTAAAGGACTCGCAGCAGGAATGGATATAGATACCTTTGCTCCTCGTTTATCTTTTTTCTGGGCAATCGGAATGAATCACTTTATGGAAATTGCCAAAATGCGTGCGGCACGTATGCTTTGGGCAAAAATGATTCAGCAATTTCATCCTAAAAATCCCAAGTCTCTTGCGTTAAGAACCCATTGTCAGACTTCTGGCTGGTCCCTTACCGAGCAAGACCCATTTAATAATGTCGCTCGGACTGCTATTGAAGCTTCGGCGGCAGCCTTTGGGGGAACCCAAAGTTTGCATACCAATGCACTGGATGAAGCCATTGCTTTACCAACAGATTTCTCTGCTCGTATTGCGAGAAACACACAATTATACCTTCAAGAAGAGACAGGAATTACAAAAACTGTAGATCCTTGGGCGGGTTCTTATTATGTAGAATCACTTACGGATCAAATAGCCGATAAAGCTTGGGAGCTTATTCAGGAAGTAGAAGAATTAGGAGGAATGACAAAAGCTATAGAAGCTGGAATTCCTAAAATGCGTATTGAAGAAGCCGCAGCAAAAAAGCAAGCACGTATAGACTCTGGTGTTGATACCATCGTGGGAGTGAATAAATACTTGAGTCCAGTTGAAGATATGATCGATACCTTTGAAGTAGATAATGCTGCTGTAAGAGTAGAACAGATCGATCGTCTGACAGAGATAAAAGCTGCTAGAGATGACAAAAAGGTAAAAGAAGCTTTAAAGGCATTAACCGATTGTGCCGATTCTAAAAAAGGAAACCTTTTGGAGCTAGCGGTAATCGCAGCAAAGGAGCGAGCTACTTTAGGTGAAATTTCTGATGCGCTAGAAGAAGTGTACGGTCGTTACCGTGCCACTATTAAGAGTGTTCAAGGCGTTTATAAAAAAGAAATTATGAATGATCCCACTTTCGCGAAAGCGCAACAACTAGCCGACCAATTTGCAAAGACAGAAGGGCGAAGACCGAGAATCATGATCGCTAAAATGGGTCAAGACGGACACGATCGCGGAGCTAAAGTAGTGGCCACAGGCTATGCAGACGTTGGTTTTGATGTGGATATTGGCCCTTTGTTCCAGACACCAGCCGAAGCTGCTAAACAAGCCGTAGAGAACGACGTACATGTTTTAGGTGTTTCTTCACTCGCTGCAGGTCACAAGACTTTGGTACCACAAGTCATGGACGAATTAAAGAAATACGGCCGTGAAGATATCATGATCGTGGTTGGCGGAGTGATACCTCGTAAGGATTACCAGTTTCTTTTTGATGAAGGAGTAGCTGCTGTATTTGGTCCAGGAACAAAGATCAGTGCAGCTGCCATAGATATTTTAGGAATGTTGATGGAAGAATAA